CTGATTTACTGGAACTGGTTGAAGCGGTTCAAGATCTGGAACAGATATCTCCCGATGATGTCGCAGATAAGAAAAATATGAAAAAGGAAGAGCGGGGAGGATTTGAAAACAGGATAAAATTAATCAGTATTAAAGAGTCTTAAAAAGCTTTAAGGTTGAACTCCGTGGTCAGTACATTGCTTCTAGATGTATTTAACTCCGGAAACTTAAATCTTCAATCGAAAATCTCATAACTTAAATCTATCAAAATGGCAAAGAAAATAAAGACAGTCATCAAACTACAAATTCAGGCGGGAAAAGCAAATCCAGCGCCTCCGGTCGGGCCGGCATTAGGCCAGCACGGCTTAAATATCCAGGAATTCTGTACTAAATTCAATAACGAAACAAAGGATCTCGGCGGAGATATTATTCCGGTTGAAATCACTGTATTTGAAGACAGGACTTATTCCTTTATCCTTAAGACACCACCGGCAGCAGAACTACTCAAAAAAGCGGCTGGTATTCAAAAGGGCTCCAGTAATTCATTGATCACCAAAGTGGGCAAAGTAACCAAAGCGCAAATCAAGGAAATAGCCGAAAAGAAAATGCCGGATCTGAATGCCAATGACATCGAAGGTGCGATGAAAATTATTGAAGGTACTGCCCGTCAAATGGGGCTTACAGTCGAAAAATAATTATTAATCGACAAATTCAATGGATGAACAACAACCAAGTAAGCAAAAAAAAGGGAATCTAATCAGACACATATATTTTTATATTGCGTCATTTATTACTCTGGCACTGGTTGTCGGTTCTTTGATTGCATTAATCAACCTGGGTTTGAAAACATGGGTATTTTCTGATGCCAATAATGATCCGTATCGTGTCGGACCACCACCCGTACTCTATTTCAATTCGGATGTAGATCCGAAAGCGATTGAGGATGCTGATGGCATAGACTGCGCAGAGGAATGCCAGATTACAGATGATAATAAGACCATCATTAGTTCCTGGGAAGATAGCTATGCGATCTGGAAGGAAACAGCCGAGAATCCTAATTATCAGAATTCACGTTCCGCAGTTGCCGCGCTGTCATTCCTGATTATCGCGCTACCGATATTTATTATCCATTTCCGATCCGTGCAGAAAGATGCCAAGAAAGAGGGCAATTCAACTGTTATGCGCCCAATTTATTTCTACTTAGTGTCTTTGGGAGCACTGTTAATGTTTGTGATTGCTGGTGGTATAATGATCAACCTAGTTTTGAAAACCTGGATTTTCCCGGCCGCATCAGAAGCTGACAGATTGAACCAGAAAGTATACAGTCAGGAGAATTCCATGGTTATGGAAAAAGGCACTGTACAAAGCATTATTGACTGCGCGGAAAAGTGCCAGCTTGAAGAAGCGACTGTTACGAACGCTAAAGGATGGCTGGTTGATTACGAAACTTGGCAGAATTTATCCCAAACTTCATTTGATAATACTCAAACTGAAGCCGCACGCAATCTACCGTTTATCCTTTTAGGTATCCCGTTGTTCTGGTACCATTGGCGGACTGTGCGCAGGGAACAGGAATCTCATAAAAAATTAGAAGAATAAATAATAATTAACTTGTGGGACCTCGGCAAAACCGGGGGTTTGCACCACGAAGGGAAATACAATGACCAAAAAAAGTAAGCGTTATATCGAAGCAAGCAAGAAAATCGACAAAACTAAGGTCTATCCGATAGCGGAAGCGATTAATATTATCAGAGAAACATCTACCACCAAGTTTGATTCTTCGGTGGAGGTGCACATCAGTCTGGGAATCGATACCAAGAAAGCGGATCAAATGATCAGAGGAACCTTTTTGATCCCTCATGGTTTGGGTAAAAAACTACGGATTGCAGCTTTTGTATCTCCGGAAAAAGAAAAAGAAGCGAAAGAGGCAGGTGCGGATATTATCGGCGATGAATCAGTGATTAAAGAGATAAAATCCACCAAAAAATGCGATTTTGACATTGCTATTGCTGAACCGCAGATTATGAAAAATTTGGGCAGTATTGCCAAAATTCTGGGTCAGAAAGGCTTAATGCCAAACCCTAAAACCGATACCATTACCAAAGATGTGAAGAAAACTATTTCCGAATTAGTATCCGGCAAAGCTATGTACCGTTCCGATGATTCCGGTAATGTACACCAGATGATCGGCAAGGTATCTTTTGATGATCAGAAACTGAAAGAGAATTTTGAAGTACTGATGGATGCGATTAAAAAAGCCAGACCGGAGTCACTGAAAGGTTCATACATTAAGCAGGTCCATATGGCGAGTTCCATGGGACCAAGCGTAAAAGTAGCTTTTTAACCATAAACTTTAGGGAGAGGAATATGGAAAAAGAAACCAAAAAACATGTTCGCCCGTCGTGGGATGATTATTTCATGGCGATTGCAAAAATTATCGGAACACGCAGTACTTGTGACCGCCTTTATCAAGGCGCTGTTTTGGTTAAAGACCGGAGAATTATTTCCACCGGCTATAACGGTTCGCCTCCCGGTCTGCCGCACTGTGATGATATAGGGCATCTAATGGAAGAGGGGCACTGCGTCAGAACCATTCACGGAGAACACAATGCTATTCTTCAGGCTGCCACAATTTCGGGAACAAATACTCAAGGGTCGATATTGTATATGAAATACAGCCCCTGCATACATTGCACAAAATATATTATTGCCGCTGGCATTAAAAAAGTTGTGATGGGAAAAGTATACCGCAATTCGAAAGTAGTGGATTTCCTTAAAGAAGCGGGGATTGAAGTGGAGGTCTATCAGGAAAATAAAGAATGGCAGGAACAATTGCAGGAAATATTTGCGGAAGAGATAGAAGTAATGAAACCGGATGAGGGTGATGTGGAAATGAAAACCAAAAAATAATAGATTATCTACATGGACAGACAAGTTCTTGGATTCACAGGACTGATCGCAAGCGGAAAAGGTACCGCTTGCAAATATCTGAGCGAAAAATACGGAGCCGAAAGTTTCCGTTTTTCGACTATTCTGCGGGATGTGGCGGACCGGGTGTATTTACCGCAGACCAGGGAAAACCTGCAGAATATTTCTCAAGTGCTGAGAGAAAACTTTTCCCAGGATATTTTATCGAAAGCAATCGCTGAGGATGTGAAAAAAGCCAAAGTAGATGTGATAGTAATTGACGGTGTCCGGCGTTGGACGGATATTGAACATCTGAAAGCGATCCCGGGATTCAAACTGGTCAGCCTGCAGGTAGATGCGAAAACCCGTTATGAACGGCTCGTAAAAAGGGCGGAAAATCCTGGTGATGAATTAAAAACTTGGGAGGAATTTCAGAAAGACAGCGCAGCGGAAGCGGAAGTACATATTCAAGAAATGATTGAAAAAGCAGATGTGATTATTGATAATAACGGAACGATGGAAGATTTTAATAAACAATTAGATAATCTGCTCGGATGAAGATAAAAATAAAGCGACTACATCCGGATTTGCAGATCCCAAAGTACGCACACCCGGGCGATGCTGGAATGGATATTTATTCCTTGGAAGAGATAACATTAAAGCCGGGTAAAAGACATCATTTTAAAACCGGGTTTGCCCTGGAATTACCGGAAGGATACGTGGCATTGGTCTGGGATAAAAGCGGGCTGGCTTCAAAATACGGAATCACTAGTTTTGGCGGGGTGATTGAATATACTTATCGTGGTGAATACGGAGTAGTTTTATATAATGCCGGCGAGGAGGATTTTGTCATTAACAAGGGGGATAAAATCGCACAACTTTTAATTCAAAAAATTGAAACAGCGGAAATTGAGGAAGTGGATGAACTCTCTGAATCACCCAGGGGTGAAGGCGGATTTGGAAGTACGGGCAAGTAGATTAGGGTTTAGGGATTAGGGAGTAGGTGGCGAGCTTGCTCGCCTTATAAATAAGAAGCATCAAGTTGAATTTTAGATAGTAATGAAACAATATCTCGATTTATTACAAACGATTGTTGACAAGGGTGTCGATAAATCCGACCGCACCGGAACGGGAACGCGCAGTCATTTTGGCTATCAAATGCGGGTGAATCTACAGGACGGGTTCCCGCTTTTAACCACCAAAAAAATGTTTGTGAAAGGAATAATTCACGAACTGCTTTGGTTTCTAACCGGTGATACGAATATCAAATATCTGGTGGACCGAGGAGTAAAAATATGGAATGAATGGCCGTACGAAACATATAAGGCAAGTTCGGAATATCAGAATGAATCGCTGGACGAATTTGTGGAAAAAATAAAATCAGAAACAAGTTTTGCGGAAAAATGGGGAGACTTAGGTCCGGTTTACGGCAAGCAGTGGATCCGCTGGGAAGCGCCGGACGGAACAAAAATCAACCAGATTCAGAACGCGGTGGATATGATTAAATCTAATCCGGATTCCAGAAGGATTCTGGTCAGCGGGTGGAACGTAGCGGATATCCAAAGTTTAGTTCAAGGTAAGAAATCTGCTCCGCCACT
The Patescibacteria group bacterium genome window above contains:
- the rplK gene encoding 50S ribosomal protein L11, translating into MAKKIKTVIKLQIQAGKANPAPPVGPALGQHGLNIQEFCTKFNNETKDLGGDIIPVEITVFEDRTYSFILKTPPAAELLKKAAGIQKGSSNSLITKVGKVTKAQIKEIAEKKMPDLNANDIEGAMKIIEGTARQMGLTVEK
- the thyA gene encoding thymidylate synthase, translated to MKQYLDLLQTIVDKGVDKSDRTGTGTRSHFGYQMRVNLQDGFPLLTTKKMFVKGIIHELLWFLTGDTNIKYLVDRGVKIWNEWPYETYKASSEYQNESLDEFVEKIKSETSFAEKWGDLGPVYGKQWIRWEAPDGTKINQIQNAVDMIKSNPDSRRILVSGWNVADIQSLVQGKKSAPPLCHTVFQFYVVNGRLSCQLYQRSADVFLGVPFNIASYSLLTMMMAQVTGLESGDFIHTFGDVHIYNNHMDQVKLQLSRSPKKLPVMKINPDVKDIFQFKFEDFSLEDYDPHPRIVAQIAV
- a CDS encoding cytidine/deoxycytidylate deaminase family protein, with amino-acid sequence MEKETKKHVRPSWDDYFMAIAKIIGTRSTCDRLYQGAVLVKDRRIISTGYNGSPPGLPHCDDIGHLMEEGHCVRTIHGEHNAILQAATISGTNTQGSILYMKYSPCIHCTKYIIAAGIKKVVMGKVYRNSKVVDFLKEAGIEVEVYQENKEWQEQLQEIFAEEIEVMKPDEGDVEMKTKK
- a CDS encoding AAA family ATPase, whose amino-acid sequence is MDRQVLGFTGLIASGKGTACKYLSEKYGAESFRFSTILRDVADRVYLPQTRENLQNISQVLRENFSQDILSKAIAEDVKKAKVDVIVIDGVRRWTDIEHLKAIPGFKLVSLQVDAKTRYERLVKRAENPGDELKTWEEFQKDSAAEAEVHIQEMIEKADVIIDNNGTMEDFNKQLDNLLG
- the dut gene encoding dUTP diphosphatase, with the translated sequence MKIKIKRLHPDLQIPKYAHPGDAGMDIYSLEEITLKPGKRHHFKTGFALELPEGYVALVWDKSGLASKYGITSFGGVIEYTYRGEYGVVLYNAGEEDFVINKGDKIAQLLIQKIETAEIEEVDELSESPRGEGGFGSTGK
- the rplA gene encoding 50S ribosomal protein L1, which codes for MTKKSKRYIEASKKIDKTKVYPIAEAINIIRETSTTKFDSSVEVHISLGIDTKKADQMIRGTFLIPHGLGKKLRIAAFVSPEKEKEAKEAGADIIGDESVIKEIKSTKKCDFDIAIAEPQIMKNLGSIAKILGQKGLMPNPKTDTITKDVKKTISELVSGKAMYRSDDSGNVHQMIGKVSFDDQKLKENFEVLMDAIKKARPESLKGSYIKQVHMASSMGPSVKVAF
- a CDS encoding DUF5671 domain-containing protein, giving the protein MDEQQPSKQKKGNLIRHIYFYIASFITLALVVGSLIALINLGLKTWVFSDANNDPYRVGPPPVLYFNSDVDPKAIEDADGIDCAEECQITDDNKTIISSWEDSYAIWKETAENPNYQNSRSAVAALSFLIIALPIFIIHFRSVQKDAKKEGNSTVMRPIYFYLVSLGALLMFVIAGGIMINLVLKTWIFPAASEADRLNQKVYSQENSMVMEKGTVQSIIDCAEKCQLEEATVTNAKGWLVDYETWQNLSQTSFDNTQTEAARNLPFILLGIPLFWYHWRTVRREQESHKKLEE